The following are from one region of the Salvia splendens isolate huo1 chromosome 2, SspV2, whole genome shotgun sequence genome:
- the LOC121792297 gene encoding uncharacterized protein LOC121792297, which produces MAMSRILSQSLARASLAPSNALITHHRHRSTKPGRAQLIEVDLDSDSPDPEAVSLGVKRLQDAIHSIIVRRAAPDWLPFLPGHSYWVPPRTASSRYTLASKNHPLQHQLLSEDEQMSLLSPKGWPSSTYFIQGTSPQHPIPMLVLSDTSSSKDEP; this is translated from the exons ATGGCTATGTCTCGAATTCTCTCCCAATCCCTCGCCCGCGCTTCTCTCGCCCCCTCAAACGCCCTAATTACCCATCACCGCCACCGCTCCACCAAACCCGGCCGCGCTCAGCTCATCGAGGTCGACCTCGACTCCGATTCACCCGACCCCGAGGCTGTTTCTCTCGGCGTTAAGAGGCTCCAGGACGCCATCCACAGCATCATCGTCCGCCGCGCCGCCCCCGATTGGCTCCCCTTCCTCCCTGGCCACTCCTATTGGGTCCCCCCACGCACCGCCTCCTCGCGCTACACCCTCGCCTCCAAAAACCACCCATTGCAGCATCAATTGTTATCCGAGGATGAGCAGATGTCCCTTTTATCGCCCAAGGGCTGGCCTTCCTCCACCTATTTTATTCAAG GTACTTCACCACAACATCCAATCCCAATGCTTGTACTTTCGGACACTTCTAGCTCCAAGGATGAACCTTGA
- the LOC121778695 gene encoding putative clathrin assembly protein At5g57200: protein MESFRKAYGALKDSTKVGLASLNSDFKVLDVAIVKATNHVECPPKERHVVKILAAISANRPRADVGYCIHALCRRLSKTRNWIVAIKTLIVVHRSLREGDPSFKEELVRYSQRGKLFQLYNFKDDTSSLAWDCSAWVRTFSLFLEERVECFKTLQYDVEGDRGSKPGPQTSKMQSKTRFLNGEQLLEHLPSLQQLLYRLICCQPEGLACHNYLVQYALALVLKESFRIYCSINDGIINLVDLFFDMPKHDAVRALDIYRRAGKQAAHLADFYGFCRTLDLARTFHFPTLKQPPPTFLATMEEYIKEAPQMSSLTDNRLEYGEAENESEAGDEEESQVETENQVKDKEEDVVVEEEEEPSQTEPTPQPTEEPIDLLDLSEVNEDALKIEENNALALAIFEPDVNPPSSSNALAEIGSTSGWELAIVEAPSNMTKPQLAQPQMAGGFDNLLLDSLYEDSAARRTMELHSAGYNTSYRYNPGMQVTPFDHQQQHFDPFAMSNNIPPPTNVQMAMLQQQHMTTTMMMPTTEVHQGTGMEPYNPYTQQAGGYFNPFSDPFHFPQPAAPPHEENNRSNNNNNNNTLI from the exons ATGGAAAGCTTTAGAAAAGCCTACGGAGCACTAAAGGACTCCACCAAAGTTGGTCTAGCCAGTCTCAATAGTGACTTTAAG GTGTTGGATGTTGCAATTGTCAAGGCTACCAACCACGTCGAATGCCCCCCCAAGGAAAGGCATGTCGTAA AGATACTTGCAGCAATATCTGCAAACCGCCCACGAGCAGACGTAGGCTATTGCATTCATGCACTATGCCGGAGATTGTCCAAGACGCGCAACTGGATC GTTGCAATAAAGACTTTGATAGTTGTTCATAGGAGTCTTAGAGAAGGGGATCCTTCATTCAAAGAAGAATTAGTACGTTACTCTCAAAGAGGAAAGTTGTTTCAACTATATAATTTCAAGGATGATACAAGTAGTTTAG CTTGGGACTGCTCTGCTTGGGTCCGTACATTTTCACTCTTTCTAGAGGAAAGAGTCGAGTGCTTTAAGACCCTGCAGTATGATGTGGAGGGCGATAGAGGATCAAAACCCGGTCCTCAAACATCCAAG ATGCAAAGTAAGACACGGTTTTTGAATGGCGAACAATTGTTAGAACATTTACCTTCGTTGCAACAGCTTCTCTACCGTCTGATCTGTTGCCAG CCTGAAGGATTAGCCTGTCATAACTATCTAGTACAGTATGCTTTGGCCCTG GTCTTGAAAGAGAGCTTCAGAATCTATTGTTCCATCAATGATGGGATCATTAATCTTGTGGATTTG TTTTTCGACATGCCCAAGCATGACGCTGTTCGGGCTCTTGATATATACAGAAGGGCGGGAAAACAG GCAGCACATCTTGCTGATTTTTATGGCTTCTGCAGAACGCTAGATCTTGCTCGAACCTTTCATTTCCCTACACTGAAACAG CCTCCCCCAACGTTTCTCGCAACTATGGAGGAGTATATAAAAGAAGCACCGCAGATGAGTTCTCTAACCGATAATAGACTG GAGTATGGGGAGGCGGAAAATGAATCAGAAGCAGGTGATGAGGAAGAATCTCAAGTAGAAACTGAAAATCAAGTTAAAGAtaaagaagaagatgttgtcgtagaagaggaagaggagccATCTCAGACTGAACCAACGCCACAGCCAACTGAAGAGCCCATTGATCTGCTT GATTTGAGTGAAGTAAATGAAGACGCCTTAAAAATAGAGGAAAATAATGCACTTGCCCTTGCAATCTTTGAACCTG ATGTCAATCCACCTTCATCTAGCAACGCCCTAGCTGAAATTGGAAGCACAAGTGGTTGGGAATTGGCTATTGTTGAGGCCCCAAGCAATATGACCAAACCCCAACTCGCACAACCCCAAATG GCTGGGGGCTTCGACAACTTGCTGCTGGATAGCCTGTACGAAGACTCCGCGGCTCGGAGGACCATGGAGCTGCACAGTGCAGGATACAACACGAGCTACAGATATAACCCGGGCATGCAAGTGACTCCATTTGATCACCAACAGCAACACTTTGACCCTTTTGCCATGTCAAACAACATCCCGCCCCCAACAAATGTGCAAATGGCGATGCTTCAACAACAACATATGACAACGACGATGATGATGCCAACGACGGAGGTGCATCAGGGCACAGGCATGGAACCGTATAATCCTTATACTCAACAGGCGGGAGGCTACTTCAATCCTTTTAGTGATCCCTTCCACTTTCCACAGCCTGCAGCGCCGCCACATGAGgaaaataataggagtaataataataataataataatacattgATCTAA